The following are encoded together in the Salinibacterium sp. UTAS2018 genome:
- a CDS encoding site-specific DNA-methyltransferase, translating into MPLPWTPEGPDFVMHGDNLPAIRALPDESFRLIYIDPPFNTGRTQRRQAISTQRSAEGSRTGFGGNSYDTIKGVLYSYDDTFADYWEFLEPRLQEAWRLLDDRGTLYLHLDYREVHYAKVALDALFGRDSFLNEIIWAYDYGARATKKWPSKHDTILVYVKNPKNYYFNNEEVDREPYMAPGLVTPEKAARGKLPTDVWWHTIVSPTGKEKTGYATQKPEGILRRIIQASSEPGDWVLDFFAGSGTTGAVAQSLGRRVVLVEQNPDAIAIITKRLSEQTVFANMSA; encoded by the coding sequence ATGCCCCTGCCTTGGACCCCCGAAGGCCCCGACTTTGTCATGCACGGCGACAATCTCCCGGCCATCAGAGCTTTGCCCGATGAGAGCTTTCGGCTGATTTACATCGACCCCCCGTTCAATACCGGGCGCACGCAACGCCGTCAGGCGATCAGCACGCAGCGTTCCGCCGAAGGTAGCCGCACCGGATTCGGCGGCAATAGCTACGACACCATCAAGGGTGTCCTCTACTCGTACGACGACACCTTCGCCGACTACTGGGAGTTTCTCGAACCTCGACTTCAGGAGGCCTGGCGCCTCCTCGACGACCGCGGCACGTTGTATCTGCACCTTGACTATCGAGAAGTGCACTACGCCAAGGTCGCCCTCGATGCCCTCTTTGGTCGCGACAGCTTTCTCAACGAGATTATTTGGGCCTACGACTACGGCGCCCGCGCCACCAAAAAGTGGCCGTCAAAGCACGACACGATTCTCGTCTACGTCAAAAATCCCAAGAACTACTACTTCAACAACGAGGAAGTCGACCGCGAGCCCTACATGGCTCCCGGACTCGTCACCCCTGAGAAAGCAGCACGCGGCAAACTTCCGACGGATGTGTGGTGGCACACCATCGTCTCCCCCACCGGCAAAGAAAAGACTGGCTATGCCACCCAGAAGCCGGAAGGTATTCTGCGGCGCATCATTCAGGCATCCAGCGAACCCGGCGATTGGGTATTGGACTTTTTCGCCGGCAGCGGCACCACCGGTGCTGTCGCTCAATCGCTGGGGCGCCGCGTTGTACTCGTGGAACAGAACCCCGACGCGATCGCGATCATCACGAAACGGCTCTCAGAGCAGACGGTGTTCGCTAACATGAGCGCATGA